A stretch of the Rhinatrema bivittatum unplaced genomic scaffold, aRhiBiv1.1, whole genome shotgun sequence genome encodes the following:
- the LOC115082075 gene encoding olfactory receptor 2K2-like, translated as MLNETRVNEFLLLGLSTYPKLWAEFFVLFLTLYLMTLLGNSLIITAIAMDSRLQTPMYFFLSNLSILELCYTSVTMPNILASLLKNSNTISSSACFAQTYLFTLCATTECLILTMMAYDRYVAICIPLRYMLIMNKQVCLGLAAMCWFCGVLNSVIETFPVTLLPYCGPNGVDRMYCEIEPLLKLSCSDPYLNKILMSASAIFFGICCLILILISYVYITAAILRIPSAEGRRKAFSTCASHITVVALYYGALIFMYLRPTSSSSHKMDSMVSTIYCIVIPVLNPIIYSLRNKEVKRSLKKAIEKCFLIACKGLWNK; from the coding sequence ATGCTGAATGAAACTAGGGTGAATGAATTCCTGCTCCTAGGCTTATCCACGTACCCAAAGCTGTGGGCTGAGTTCTTTGTATTGTTCCTCACTCTTTACCTGATGACCTTGCTGGGTAATTCTCTTATCATTACTGCTATTGCCATGGACTCTCGCCTCCAAacccccatgtacttcttcctcagcaaCTTGTCCATCCTAGAATTATGCTACACATCTGTCACCATGCCAAACATACTGGCGAGCCTTCTGAAGAACTCAAACACTATCTCTTCATCTGCGTGTTTTGCCCAAACTTACCTGTTTACCTTGTGCGCAACCACAGAGTGCCTCATCCTTACGATGATGGCCTATGACCGATACGTTGCAATCTGTATCCCTTTGCGCTACATGCTCATTATGAACAAGCAAGTATGCCTAGGTTTGGCAGCCATGTGCTGGTTCTGTGGTGTTCTGAACTCTGTAATAGAAACATTTCCCGTGACTCTCTTACCTTACTGTGGGCCCAATGGGGTAGACCGAATGTACTGTGAAATTGAACCATTGCTCAAACTCTCTTGCAGTGACCCCTATCTAAATAAAATCCTGATGTCTGCCTCTGCTAttttctttgggatctgctgctTGATACTCATTCTTATCTCCTATGTCTACATCACTGCAGCCATTCTGAGGATCCCTTCAGCTGAGGGGAGGCGCAAAGCCTTTTCTACCTGTGCTTCCCATATCACTGTTGTTGCCTTGTACTATGGAGCTCTGATCTTCATGTATCTGAGGCCCACATCCAGTTCCTCACACAAGATGGACAGCATGGTGTCCACCATATATTGCATTGTGATTCCCGTGCTTAACCCCATAATATATAGCCTGAGGAACAAAGAAGTTAAAAGATCCCTGAAGAAAGCAATAGAAAAATGTTTCTTAATAGCTTGCAAAGGATTATGGAACAAATAA